One region of Pedosphaera parvula Ellin514 genomic DNA includes:
- a CDS encoding SRPBCC family protein: METKTKKKAPPPAVPSGKGKKVVKACTIRKSAPELYGYWRQFENLPGFTKHLFAVTQISNVESHWVAKSPTGDTLEWDAVIINEHPNEMIAWESVPDSQFRNAGSVRFKPAPAGQGTEVTVSFEYVPPGGALGEAVAKLYGEEPDLMVEDDLCALKALMETGEIPTTEGQPAGGRQKAKEEERRGVE; this comes from the coding sequence ATGGAAACGAAAACCAAGAAGAAAGCCCCTCCCCCTGCCGTTCCTAGTGGCAAAGGGAAGAAAGTGGTGAAAGCCTGCACCATCAGGAAGAGCGCTCCCGAACTCTATGGCTATTGGCGCCAATTTGAGAATCTGCCAGGATTTACGAAACACCTGTTTGCGGTTACTCAAATTTCCAACGTGGAATCGCATTGGGTCGCCAAGTCCCCTACCGGCGACACCTTGGAATGGGATGCTGTCATCATCAACGAACATCCAAATGAAATGATTGCATGGGAAAGCGTGCCTGACTCCCAATTTCGCAATGCCGGCTCTGTCCGCTTCAAGCCAGCACCTGCTGGACAAGGAACCGAAGTCACTGTCTCGTTCGAATATGTGCCCCCAGGCGGGGCGTTGGGAGAGGCGGTTGCCAAGCTCTACGGCGAAGAACCGGACCTCATGGTGGAGGATGATCTTTGCGCTCTCAAGGCACTCATGGAAACCGGAGAGATTCCAACCACTGAAGGGCAACCGGCTGGAGGTCGGCAAAAAGCGAAGGAAGAAGAAAGAAGAGGTGTAGAATGA
- a CDS encoding zinc-dependent alcohol dehydrogenase: MRAVCWYGKKDVRVEEVDDPRILNPGDAIIKVTSTTICGSDLHLFDGFIPSMEEGDILGHEFMGEVEEVGPNVKNLKPGDRVVVPFCISCGQCHHCQHQEWSLCDNTNPNAARNAKLNGFSGAGLFGYSHLYGGYAGGQAQYARVPFADVGPIKIPNGMEDEQVLFLSDIFPTGYMAAENCNIEGGDIVAVWGCGPVGQFAIRSAYLLGAEKVYAIDEVPERMKLAEEGGAIAISDKEDVIEILKERTGGRGPDACIDAVGMEAHGSAYDVVKQAIKLETDRPYVLRQAMRACRKGGTLSIPGVYAGFLDKIPLGAAFAKGLTFKMGQTHVHKYLRPLLQLIQDGKIDPRFVITHRIALSEAPDAYEMFAKKADGCIKIVMKPHEQPAPEIERLERELATESAEDFAMAVPRSKRLREEK; encoded by the coding sequence ATGAGAGCTGTATGTTGGTACGGAAAAAAGGATGTGAGGGTTGAAGAGGTTGATGATCCAAGGATTTTAAACCCCGGCGACGCAATCATCAAAGTCACTTCCACCACCATTTGTGGCTCAGATCTGCATCTCTTCGATGGTTTCATCCCCAGCATGGAGGAAGGAGATATCCTGGGCCATGAATTCATGGGGGAAGTCGAGGAAGTCGGCCCCAACGTAAAAAATCTGAAGCCTGGTGACCGGGTCGTGGTGCCATTCTGCATCTCCTGCGGGCAGTGCCATCATTGCCAGCATCAGGAGTGGTCGTTGTGCGACAACACCAACCCAAATGCAGCGCGGAATGCAAAGCTCAATGGGTTCTCGGGCGCCGGACTGTTTGGCTATTCCCATCTTTATGGCGGCTATGCGGGAGGACAGGCACAATATGCCCGGGTGCCATTCGCTGATGTCGGACCGATAAAAATTCCGAACGGCATGGAAGACGAACAGGTTCTTTTCCTTTCGGATATTTTTCCAACCGGCTACATGGCGGCGGAAAATTGCAACATCGAAGGTGGGGACATTGTAGCGGTCTGGGGGTGTGGCCCGGTAGGCCAGTTCGCCATTCGCTCTGCCTACCTGCTGGGAGCGGAGAAAGTGTACGCGATTGATGAGGTGCCTGAACGTATGAAACTTGCCGAGGAAGGCGGCGCGATCGCCATTTCAGACAAAGAGGATGTTATCGAAATCTTGAAGGAACGGACGGGAGGCCGTGGTCCCGATGCCTGTATCGACGCCGTCGGAATGGAAGCTCATGGTTCAGCCTATGACGTCGTGAAGCAGGCAATAAAACTCGAAACCGACCGGCCCTATGTGTTGCGGCAGGCAATGCGGGCATGTCGCAAAGGTGGGACGCTATCAATTCCGGGTGTATACGCCGGATTCCTGGACAAGATTCCATTGGGTGCCGCATTCGCGAAAGGGTTGACTTTCAAGATGGGCCAGACGCATGTGCACAAATATCTCAGGCCGCTGTTGCAATTGATTCAGGACGGGAAAATTGATCCGCGATTTGTCATCACGCATCGCATAGCGCTGTCCGAGGCACCAGACGCTTATGAAATGTTTGCGAAGAAAGCGGATGGTTGCATCAAAATTGTTATGAAGCCGCACGAACAGCCTGCACCGGAGATCGAAAGATTGGAACGCGAACTGGCTACTGAATCGGCCGAAGACTTCGCCATGGCGGTACCTCGCAGCAAACGTTTGCGCGAGGAGAAGTAA
- a CDS encoding alcohol dehydrogenase catalytic domain-containing protein, with translation MKAVRLIKPGQPLEMQEIPIPQIGPSDVLIKVKAAGICHSDAHYRAGNSRVDPLPLTLGHEVAGVIENVGLNVKRFQAGDRVCVHYLATCGDCEYCSQGSEQFCTTGQMIGKYRDGGYAEYMAIPARSVFKLPDEIPFEQGAVMMCSSATSLHALNKARIRAGESVAIFGVGGLGISAVQLAQAFGASQVYAVDIKFSKLDFAKRLGAIPIDASTTDPVAEIKRLTNGRGVDVALELIGLPLTMKQALQSLAIKGRAMLVGITQQSFAVSPYHEVLNKEAEIIGVSDHLASEIPQLLDWARVGKLNLKEVITQTVPLDADGINHSLDRLEQFGDQVRVVITP, from the coding sequence CGCCTTATCAAGCCGGGTCAGCCACTCGAAATGCAGGAGATTCCCATTCCGCAAATCGGGCCTTCCGATGTTCTCATCAAAGTAAAGGCCGCCGGCATCTGTCATTCCGATGCGCATTACCGTGCGGGCAATTCCCGTGTCGATCCTTTGCCATTGACCTTGGGCCACGAGGTGGCTGGCGTCATCGAAAACGTCGGTTTGAATGTGAAGCGGTTCCAAGCAGGCGACCGCGTTTGCGTGCATTATCTGGCCACCTGCGGCGATTGTGAATACTGCAGCCAAGGGAGTGAACAGTTTTGCACCACTGGCCAGATGATCGGGAAATATCGCGATGGCGGCTATGCTGAGTATATGGCCATTCCCGCTCGTAGCGTTTTCAAGCTGCCTGACGAAATTCCCTTTGAGCAAGGAGCGGTCATGATGTGTTCTTCCGCAACTTCCTTACATGCGCTAAACAAAGCGCGCATCAGGGCAGGGGAATCCGTGGCGATTTTTGGCGTTGGAGGGCTGGGCATCTCCGCAGTACAGCTCGCACAAGCCTTTGGCGCTTCACAAGTTTATGCGGTCGATATCAAATTCTCCAAGTTGGACTTCGCCAAACGCCTGGGAGCAATTCCCATTGATGCGTCGACGACAGATCCCGTTGCTGAAATTAAGCGGCTCACAAATGGCCGTGGCGTTGATGTCGCTCTCGAATTGATCGGTCTGCCTTTGACCATGAAGCAGGCGCTTCAATCACTTGCCATCAAAGGACGCGCGATGCTGGTTGGCATCACGCAGCAATCCTTCGCTGTTTCTCCATATCACGAGGTTCTCAACAAGGAAGCTGAAATCATTGGCGTATCCGATCACCTGGCTTCAGAAATCCCGCAGTTGCTTGACTGGGCTCGCGTCGGCAAATTGAACTTAAAGGAAGTCATCACTCAAACCGTACCGCTCGATGCGGATGGCATCAATCACTCCCTGGACCGTCTCGAACAGTTCGGCGACCAGGTTCGTGTAGTGATCACTCCCTAA